The Phaseolus vulgaris cultivar G19833 chromosome 5, P. vulgaris v2.0, whole genome shotgun sequence genomic interval TCAGAACTTTTACTTATAGCATAGCTGCTTTTTTGGTAAAAACACTGTATGTCAACTCAGAAAAACAATTGTAACCAGTTAAGTAGATACATATGAATTAACCAATGttgagaatgttttattttttcaacatGGGTATCACTTACATTATCAGCAACCCTTTTCACAAGTTCATCATAATTGGGATTTGCTTTACCATTCCCGAAAGGCTTGAATACAAAGGGAACTTCATATGGGATAAAATCTAGGGCTTTCTTGAACACATCGATGCAATACCCCTGAATTTCATGACTATTTGGCACTTCAGTTACAAATTCAACAAAACTTGCTCTTTTTGGCACTCCAATTCTCAGTGGCTTGGTATTATCAGCAATCACCCAGCCACGTGGTCGATCTGTCTTTCCACCTGGCCAAGTAATGTTGTCAAGCTTCTGATCTTTGGAAAACCTGCTGTGTTCCTTTTTTTTAAGAGTCGCAGGGGGTACAACTGAAAATCCAGTATAATTAGACCAAAAACCAACCCTAGTAATTCCCAACTGATTGACATTGATAATATCATAACCACCACTTACAATATTTCTATCAGAATTAAACATAACTTGACCACTCACACCAGTAAAATTTGATTGTAATAATATCTTGACCAGATCAGATCCACCAGTGAAGATTTTGAGTTTGTCAAGCTGGACGCCAATTCCTTCTGTATGAGATAGCTTATACTTATCATGAAACATGAAGGTAAAATTATTTACTTTGATGAACTTATCAATTGAAAGTGCAATTGCCCAAACCGTGTCATAAGCAGAAAATCCATAGGAGTTCAAACTAGCATTTGTCAATCCATCTCTTTGCCTTTTTGTCCACCGAGAAACGAAAGCTCTCTTTTTCCTGGAATCCAAAATGTGTTGACGAAGACCAACAACCCCTTGGAGAACACTGAAAGAGGTCTGATTCACTGGGGATAATGAACCTATCGTAGCTGAGAGCCAATCCGTGACAAGCCAGACATAATCCTTGGCTATCATTTGAAGTTTATGGGCAACAGAAAAAATTCTCAATCTCGGATCAGGGTTGACATGAACAACATAAACACGAGGACCAAACAATTTGGATTGATTGAGTAAGTTGGTGATTTCATCCAGATCAAACTTAATACTCAAAGGCAGTTTATAAGAAATTTTTAATCTCCTCTTTTCAAGTTCATCACTTAAAGCAGATATTCCATTTCTACCATAATCATCATCTAAGAATACAACAATGACCTCTTTCCATCCATTAAAGTCAATTAGATCAGCCATTGCGGTCATTTGTGCCAAGTCGCTTTGCGTTGATCGAATAAAGAAAGGAAACTGGAGGGAGGACAGGGTTGGATCAGTGGCAGCATAGGAAACAAGAGGAACTTGGAGAGCATCAGCAATTTGAGAAACTGTGTGAGCTACGGCAGATGACTGGGGACCAATTATGGCTGCAACCCCTTTCTCAAGTAACTGAAAAGCTGAATAAACAGAATAGACAATTAAGAAATGTAAATTACAGATACCCCAAGTTAAAATTTGGAAATTTTACATCAATGTTTATGCATAGCCTTGACCAAGCCCTGCAGCAGACCAATCCTAAGAATGCACCAAGTAAGTCTTAACTAAGCACAATACTCAAGCCTAGTTCCTCACCATAGACTAGCTCACAGCACGGGCCAACCACTGCAACTAGTTTATCCTACTACACAATTATTATAGGCCAAGATCCAAGAGATTCTATTCTAGTGCTCCCGCACATCACATGTGACTAAGGTGCAAGATAAGCATCACTATCCTTCACGTGAGAAAGGCACCATACGCGCCAACGCTTGAAAAAGGTGGGAACAGTTAGAGGACATACTCCATAGATATGTGCAATCCTCTCCTTATCACACCAGGCTAGCCAGTACGTGATCTTGCTGGGATTTCATGAGTTTTTAACCAACTTTAAGACTCCTCTCAGTGAATGTGTTCTCTAGCGTGAACAGTTTATAAAGTTAGGTTCCAGTTAATAATAAAAGCAGTCAGCAAAACGAGGAAACAACATAAACTGTAACCTTGGAATATGATAAGCTGTCGCTAAAAACCTAAACATGGTGTAATCATCAGAAAAAGATGCTACATCATAGTATCAAAAAGGCATATTACCAAGCATgattaatattcataaaaaaacaaaaaaaaaagtttatgcTGGCAGAGAATTTAAGATGTAAGAAGTCAAATTTAAGACGTGAGAAGTCAACAACATAATAACTAACAGATTCAAGCTTAAACCTAGAAACAGCTAAAGGGGGAATCTACTCCAGTAACAGcagcagcaacaacaacaacaaaattgaTGAGGTTCAGGGTTGGCACCTCCAATTGATCCCAGAAAAGCATTGCACATGGCATCCTTCATTATCAAGTTGAGTTTGGTTCCCTTGAGAACTGTGGGGTCCCCATTGACATCAGAAACGGCCATTTCCATAGCTTCCTTCGCAACTCTACCTATGACCGAATTGAAAGCAAAAACCGCACCAATGTTCACACTGGCAGGCCTTGTGCTGTGAGCAACACCACATATCCAAATCCATGTCACAAGGTGCAAAACCATGAATTTCTTCATGCTTGACCCAGAATTTCAAGTGACCACAAATTTCTTCACCGTAAAGACCCGAACTTGCCGACACCCAGCATCCAAAACAGCAAAAACATAGTTGAAATTGAAGAAAGATTACACTTTGATCGGTGCCCAGATGAGTTTAGTTGAAAAAGCAGAAGTGCAACGATTCCCTGTAGCCAAAAGGTTGTTGGGGTGAAATTATAAGCATTCAATTCAACCCATTCACTGGTATATAAAAAGGTGTTATTATTCCACTTTTCAAAGAGATTGGAAAATGATGgttggagagagagagatacaTACCACATATATCATTACTAAAGAAGAAGATTAATACAgtttaaacattaaatattcAGAAATTAacgactaattatttttaactaattaCAGAAATTAACGACTAATAATCTTTTCCAATATTCGCAGAAGATAAAATAGCTTatcttattaatttataatatttgttgaccaactttttttaaaaaaaagaaacattttaataaaagtagtTTACGCAATAGTTAATTTGGTGAGAATCTaacaaaagaaagaataaaCAGTTTGTCAAAAGGTTTCTgtataaagaaataaatgtagtgcttttcaaattttattaaaataaaatatgaatagtACTCGtagataataaaatatgttttaaataacGTGTTCGAAATTGCTATATTCCtagcattttttaaaattttacaacaaaatataaaaaatatgaagaaaataaagaaaaagtatAAAAGAATAATACACAGGagagaagtaaaaaaaatacagattattataaaaaaattgttgaatttataatattttttatgagaatAATGGTAGTTGATAATGGTAAGTGAGAttatttcacataaaaaaaaaatggtaagtGGGATGAACTATGTGTGAAAATGGGACACCTGTGAAGGATGTTTGAACACAGGATGGTTGGTAGAAAACATGACTCCGACAATGATGtcaatttttcttcttctttattatGCAAAATATATAAGTTGTCTTTTACATTTAATATAAGAAACGTGATTGAAAAAGACTTTAACATGAATATAAGTTGTCTTTGTTCTTgtcttttgaaagaaaaagttggactaaaaattatacattttcttaaaatatatcaatcaatttttataaaaaaaattaactgatAGATATTgtacattaataatataattaaaaaaaaaaacataatttcaaaACCTAAACCCAAAAGTTATAGTCGATGAACAACACTCTACGTAACTTGTCATAAGATGAGTGGTAAAGGaataaaatacttaaatttaccCATTTTTGTGTAGAATCAATTCTTAAATGATcataataatgataaatttatcgtattataaatttaagataatttaaaagaatatgTTCACTTTACACttacttatttataaaaaaataaatattttagtaatCTACCTTCTATTGTTTTAGAAAactaaacaatttttaaatgtgTGGAAGTATATTAATTTTCtcaactttttaaatttattaaaaaattactgatttttttaatgtagaCTTACCGCAAAATTGTAGTGTAAAAATAATTGGGTGAATGGTATTTTTATCATGTGAAATTGATTGTCAcaacataataaattaaaagtaaagaATTTTGGCATCTCTAATTTTGTAAAGAAGTTATAAAATTTCCATAAATCCATTTTTACAACAACTTTGGTGAATTTGGCTCTTAGGTAAGTTAATTATCACCTACACCTTTTCATTTTTATCATTGGAGTCCAACAAGAAAATCTTCATCAACCCAATGAAAAGATGAATTCATGTTTATGCCCAATTAATTATGATCTCTCATTAATACATAGGCACACAATTTTTTCATCAACGatctaaaaatattaaagacaCTAAGGGTGTGTTTGTTTCCATGAGAAAAGAGGGAAGGGgtattttttgtgtttgtttcaagattttttAGGATGAGGAAGTGGATGGGAGAGAGggtgaatgatttttttcattcttcacaAAATAAAGAGATTTGTGGAGATTAATGTAGAATTATTGTATTTTACCAAAATATCCTTATGcatatattttattacaatatacaaaattaaatattatataaatttatttattacttataatttcaaaaatatttaattaaattattaataacaacatataattataaataataaaaataataaaataaaattataatatcaacaatatatatagttatataaaatgacaaataaatataataataaatattattttcataaatttttaatgtatttaataaatttatttcaatttaacacaaaatattttttattatattttttaattttttatgaaaaaatataaataattatgaatattgtatattaaaaaattcaaacttataaaataaatcataattcattatttaaatattttttaataaccaggataaatttgtaaacttacaacAAATCATCCTTATAAATCTACTCTATCAtctctcaatccaaacaacttcaCATGTCCTCACACATTCTCTATAATCCTCACAAATCAAAAGTTCTTGCAAAAGGACAAACCTCAAGTGAGTGTACGAAGCTCAATCTAAAAAACTAGAACAAAATTGTTCTGCAAGCATATATATAGAACAAAAACAGGTTAATTCACTATGCAGTTCCTTTGTCATTGGAATGTCAGATCTGCTTTATCTTTTTGAGCTCCTTCACTCCACTTATCAAATCTTCACAATATGTGCTCACTGTTTTCTGTTCCCAGCAGGTTCTACTGCATAACTGTTCCCAGCAGGTTCTACTGCATAACTGAGCCACCTCTGCACTTTCAGCATCTCTTTGCATCTTCCAGTAATCTTCAATTTTGAACCTGTGGCAACTCCTTTTTTACATCCTGCAACCAGTGAGAGAGTTGTATTCCATTTCAGACATGCAAATCATAGTCTCAGAACTCTTATAGTTATATActattcttattattttaatgtgttaggtttacaaataaatatatataataaataagaaattttataaaatgatataaaaaagtattaaaataataatattaaaagtgtaatgtgattgtaaaaaaaattaaattgtgaatatatcattattatttttttaattctaggGAGACATGATGTACTACTATAAAATAACACATctcatatgaaaaaaatattagattgtGCAAAATTATTACATTCTTactaataattgattatttagaAATTTTTGAATGTGTCATGTAAGCAGTGGATACCAAGTGACTTTGGACTTAGCTTTTTCCTCTCTGTTAGGATAGTAGGTAAgaactaaaactattttttaataactacCGTGGGAGATCTCAGTTTAACGATTAGTTTAATTTCAAGTATATACATACAAATTTTACCTAATAAATTAGTTTTGCAAAAATACATTAagcttaaatttattttttattattatattagagtctgttttaaagaaatttattaaatttatcatatCATAATCAATCATTAAGATTTATTAAATTACTCacgaatatttaattttatgcacaaaatattcatattcatatCCGTAAAAAGTTTtgttaaagtttaaaaaatttcatgaagCTTAACAAAGTTATTCTTACTTACTTTTTCTGTttctttctaaatttataattttaatgacacaacaataaaaaaaatataaataatatattttctgcTTTTTGTTATTGTGAAATATTATAAGAAATGTGatttaatggttttttttttttttgcaaaaatcAAACTATcatctaattattttatataaaatctcTTTTCAAAAACCTTAATTATTGCTGTTGGCATAGGTTTGTGATTGATGCAGTATTGTGTGTTTTGGTTGCTTTTATCTGGTGAAAAAAGTGTGCAAACTAGTCTCATATTATAAAGATTTTATGCTTTTGTAGAGTGGTAGTCACTATGACAAgctactttattttttataaagattactttattttttataaagattactttattttttataaagattactttattttttataaagattgaaACAAACTCCCTTTTAAGTGTTCCtcttaatttatttacttatCCTTTACTGAGTAAAAAgaaattgtttgaaaaaaaaattttaccaacaaaacaaataaattcacGAAACAAAGATTATTTTCATACCACTTAATCTCTATAAGTGTGGTCTTTGAATTGTCTTTTACCGCAAATCTCTTTAGGCTGAAATGAGTAATTTTAGGTTTTGAGAGTAAAAGACGAGGACATGGAGTGGGAAGATATTTCATAAAGAATTATAGTAAAGGACGAACTTCTAGGGTCCAATAAACTTGTAGGGGAAGGTTTAtatattcaaaaatattattttgacaaCATGCTTCACCCTacctttaataaatattaatattttaattatttataaattttttattttaaaaattatttttatattttgtattttatttatatttttattaaagagattttttcttttttaaattttttttatttcaaatattaatattttgttgtgtGAAAATATTCTAATTAGAAGGAAATTTAGGGAGCTTGaagaaaattgttttctttataaattccTGTTTGGAGACAAACATTGCCTttgagaaatattttaaaatggcAAAACAAACCCTGATGAATCATTGCCATAATACAGTCAAACTTAAGTAACTTAGGGGCAAAAATGGATAGCTGTTCAAATATAATTGTTACATGTCACAACACACATAAAATTAACTGcgaattataataataataatgataataaggTGTGTGGCCCCTACAAAAACAAGACATCCTTCAGTTTAGTACTGGCTCCTTCTTGTCCTCCCATATGCTCAACCTCTTGGCTGCTTCCTCTACCTACAATACACAAAATTGACTGTGACATCAAATTCCCCATTTCctgtatttttttaagaaaaccaGATGCTCTTTTTTTACCTCCTTATTCCAGTCCGTTCTAAATGTCACCCAAATTAGGATAACAGTTTGCATGGCGGTGCCACCTAACATTCCCAGCCATATTCCCTGCCAaatcaaaaaaaaaagttatatgttTCTACTGAAATGTAGACCActttttagaagaaaaacaaaactaattaaaatgcacatgcatataaaataaataaagaaagaaagaaaaaataacacaCATGTACGGAAAGTGTAAATGCATCTCTTATATATCTGTAATCCAATATCACAAAATTTGATCAGTTTTAcaacaattataataaaaatcttattaaaaaattaattattagataGTTGACTCACACCATTTATATTAAACTcgtaattaaaattcaatttttttatccttAACATGAGTTTTATCTATTAACAAATTGATAAGTCATTTTCCATTGACCATGCATACATAACCATACATACATAACAGTATATTGGGTTATAGGTCATGTGTACTTAGTTTTTCATTTGGTATTAGAATTAGTGTATCTAAAGTTAAGAATGTTTGTTGAAAATACATCAGTCTACGATCGAATAAGAACATCTAATATCTTAAGAATATTATcgtaaaatctaaaaaaaaaaggtttagcTAATTAAACAATTAAAGTCAATTAGTTTTAAGAGATAACTATAattctttataataaaatatcaaactCCTGGACATTAAAAAAGAATGAAGATTTAGATAGGTCTTTCTCTCTGGTTTTCACACATTTccattaaatatatttgttataaGTTAGAGTAGCACAGTTATCTATTTTTATTGTAACATTCCCTTTCAATCTAATTCCTATTTGACATGTTGAAGGAACGAGTTTATTACCACCTAAAGCAAAGAATTGTTTGTAAAATAGACATGTTTAAATATTTAACATTGTTTCCTATTTATAACACTGATATCTACATAATAAAACGTATGGTGGATGCTCAGAAATAGctaaaagtatatataaattttcaaatgGAAAGGCCACAAGTACGTACCTTGGCACCGAAGTCAAAATAAAAGCCTAGAAGCGAACCCAGTGGTAAGCCAACTCCATAATAACAACCTACGTTTACATAAGCTACGAAAGCTTGCCAACCACATCCAACAGCCACCCCTTCATTCATACACGAGATAGGTTAAATTGCATGCAACAGTAAACCAAGAAGATTGTGCAGAAGAGTTACGAAGAAAATCTTGAGAATTTTTAACAATGATGATGTTCAAAGATAAACTAACAATCAAACATGTTAGGCCTCAGTAAACTGGTTGGTGAGAAATGAATAATTGAGTATTCACAATCATACCTGGCTCAGTTTTTTACTAAGGATTATTCATCAATTTGTTTGAACTTGAAAAACACAACGAATAATTCAATTTACAGGCATAAATATGATTATGaagtaattaatattaattaccGGATAAGACGGGCTGAATGCCATTGAGGACAATAGAAAGAGCAAGCAGTGGGCAAAGATCTGAAACTGCAGTAGCAACCACTTCACCCTCTGTGAAGGCATAGCTAATGACATCCCTAAATACAAGAACCGCCACTGCTGCAATAACTGATATCATGAAAGAAACCGCTGTCACCACCACCACCGAAAAGGACGCTGATTTTGGATTTCCTGCTCCGAGTTCGTTGCCCACCCTCACACTGCATTCATTATTAAATATGAACTCAGCGTTTTTATAACTTTCTACACTTGAAAAAGCGCCAAAAACAAAGATGGTTCCTGCTAGGTttgatttaatttatctatatgAAACTACATTATAGAAATTTTGTAAGACGTAAAAAGACAGAGAAATCTAACCTTGCGGCGGCGTTGAATCCAACAGAGATCATGAACACCCATCCAGAAATTGTGGTACTGCAATAACAAATAGCTGTTAGTGGATCACTATCCAATTTAGCAATTAGGAACACAAAAACTTACAATTGACActctattataataatatttttaattgaaaaataaattaaatataattaaaatattaaattttttgtatGTGAAGTGAATGTTTGCAACTATGTATGgtgttaactttttttttctaacgtaattaaatataattaaaatattaattttttggtATGTGAGGTGAATGTTTGTAACTATGGATGGTGTTAACCTATTTTTTCTAACGTATTGTGTCTTGATATATTAACacctaaattataaaaatatatatttcacactttaataaattcatattttatttatttttattttattttttaatttaaaattattattataaacagtGATAAATGTATGTTATTTACTGTTTACACAGTATTAACAAAACTTTTCTCAAACATTATAAACAAACCAAATCCATTACTTTAACTTTTATGAACTACGTATGTCTAAATAAATTCTTAAAATGCGTTATATATAACattagattataaaaaatattttactccttttaattattttcaaaatattcttaattatattGATTGTCGtttttagtttaaaaacaaTAGTAAGAGAATGCATTAATATTGTAGGCTTTTTATAGTCTTCTTATtatgagaaaataaaatgagagttttgttctttactttttataaataaaatgacCATAAAGTTGAGATATTGATGCTTGTTATTAGATTTGTAAAtatcaaaaactaattttaaatttaaagaagaaaaattaatttagtcattaaaaaaatacaaatatgagCATATACTGAAAGCGCAACTGTCTGGCTTGAGGGAACATAAGTGACTTCATTTCCATTTCAAGGTTGATTGAATTGAGTTCTTAATTTACATTTTGGGGATCTTAATGAACCATATTAGTTTTTTAATACAGCACAGTTACTTCAACTTGAATGtaagttttttaaaacattttattttataaatatattttttaaattttttggaaaaaagtcttcatttaaagagaaaatttaattttttattattttctgatctaagtttttatttaaaattcatagTTTTAAATGAAAAGGTTACCAGATAGAAAGGGAATCAAGGGCCAATTCAGGGTGAGGAAGCAGGCCAGCGAGCAGCACGACAATTTGAAAATACCACGTCTCCAAACACAGCATAACTGCGGAAGCTGCAGAGAGCTTGAAGAACGCCGATAACCCAGAAAATGCCTGCCACGTGAACCCCTGCCACGTCGTCTTGCACCTCGGGCTATACACGATGTACACGTACTGAGCAATCACGATGATCCACCACGACAGGCTCAGCACCAGCGACGCACCCAACAGCCCCATCCCAATCTTGTACACCGCCACCCAGCTCAGCAACAGGTGGACCCCCAGCGTCACCGCTGAGATGTACGCGCTCGGCGTCACTATGCTCTGCGCCTGCAAAAACTTCTGGATAGGGAAGTTCGCCGCGTAGGCGAAGATCTGAGGAATCAAACCGTACACGAAGAGCGCCGCCGCCGCCGCGATTTCCTCCGACTGGCCGAGGAAAAGTAAAATGCGCTCACTAAATGCGTATATGACCGTCACAACGATGCCGGCCAATGAGAGAAGCACCGTTGAGCGCTGCATGTACACGCCTAGCATCCCGAACTTCCGCGCACCGTATGCTTGTCCGCATAGCGTCTCAACCGCACTCCCCATTCCCAACTGTATTCAGTTACATGTCATCAGCCACTGTTTCTAAATTCATTTTTAGTTCATCTATACAGTTCCTCATTTGTTCTTCACGCGGGAGAATCCTTACTTTTCTCAACTTGCTACTTTTTCAACAGTGTCTACTCAAAAATAGAAGTAACATATCCATTGAAAATTCACATTTCTTCTCTTACAACTCTCAgtattactattttaattattttttacatcatttaattataaatttactttttatcatgtatttttttaaactatcgTAGAATAGGATTAGGAATATGAAGAATGAAGATACCATGAGGCCATAAGCGAAGACTTGGATGCCGTTGTTGCCGAGGGCGGAGGCAGCGAGTTCAAGGTTACCGAGGTGGCCGGAGAAGATTTGCGTGGACATGGACATGACGTAGTTGATGAGGTAGACAACCACCGCAGGGGCAGcgaggaagaagaggagcctGAATTCGACGCACAAGGCAGCCCCCACACGGCGGAGGAAAGGGAGGGTGTCGTCTGTGAGAATTCTCTCAAGTTCCCCATTGGAGCCATGTTTGGAATTTGAGCGAGGAGTTTCCTCTACCGAAGAGAACAATCCCAAGAGCGGTTCCGTCTCCATTGAACCCATTGatcttaataattaaaaaaaatgaataaataaataaaataagtgaGAGCAACTTCAGAGGCTTTCGATCGCGTGTTTCTCTCTGTGGGGTGTTCTGCTGTGTTTATACAAGGCTTGAGTGGTGCACAGTCCACGTCTGcgtatattattatattatgtttcACAAAACTTATATtgcaaacaaaatataaactaaacatgcttctttaaaaaaatatttaaaaacatagtaaattgattaaaatagataataaataatgaaataaattaattaaagtagACAATAAATAATGCAATAAATTTCTCTGTCTtgctttttttaataaaaatccatttttaaaatttattaataaaatttagtttttcacTTAACATCTTGCATTATTTTAATCTCCTCCTCCTTCCTCTACTCAACTCTCATCCACACGGTATATCTACCATTCaattttgaatgtttttttGTTGAACTACCAGTTTTGGTGGTCaataaataatacatatattttctctcttttttatgGCATTAAATATCTCATATcaaatactaaataaaaattctaataaagactgtattttgttttaaattaggATGTCTTTAAAAATACTGTGTCAGAAACGTTGATATTAATTTTGAAGCTTTAGCGGAAAGAACTGATACCCACAACTTTTGAAAACCAAATTCATatcaaatgaatttttttttccttaggCTAAATCattagttttgttttgtttaataaAAGTTCAAGTTATTACATAATTATTTAAACATGATCTGCATCTTTATTAATACGCATAGCGATTTTTTTCATTGACTGtctactttttttttacaatattcaTTATTATTTGTTTGATTCCTACATTGTAGAAACTCTTAGAAAAAACAAATTGCTATATAACTCAAAGGCATAAAAGAATGCAAATaagggaaaaataaaaattgttaaaattagTATATTTGCAATTATATACAAACATGTTATTAACCAGAAGTtaatgtaagtttttttttagaagGTAATGTAAATTTATGACATAGATGAACAATGTACAAATAAAACAGGGTTTTTGACTATCATGGGTcaattttttttgctttttaccaaaatatTGGGGTCCgttcaaaaaaaattacaaatttaggtaaGTCatgccaattcggcacgactttatatgcacaaatcgt includes:
- the LOC137835546 gene encoding glutamate receptor 3.7 isoform X1, producing MKKFMVLHLVTWIWICGVAHSTRPASVNIGAVFAFNSVIGRVAKEAMEMAVSDVNGDPTVLKGTKLNLIMKDAMCNAFLGSIGAFQLLEKGVAAIIGPQSSAVAHTVSQIADALQVPLVSYAATDPTLSSLQFPFFIRSTQSDLAQMTAMADLIDFNGWKEVIVVFLDDDYGRNGISALSDELEKRRLKISYKLPLSIKFDLDEITNLLNQSKLFGPRVYVVHVNPDPRLRIFSVAHKLQMIAKDYVWLVTDWLSATIGSLSPVNQTSFSVLQGVVGLRQHILDSRKKRAFVSRWTKRQRDGLTNASLNSYGFSAYDTVWAIALSIDKFIKVNNFTFMFHDKYKLSHTEGIGVQLDKLKIFTGGSDLVKILLQSNFTGVSGQVMFNSDRNIVSGGYDIINVNQLGITRVGFWSNYTGFSVVPPATLKKKEHSRFSKDQKLDNITWPGGKTDRPRGWVIADNTKPLRIGVPKRASFVEFVTEVPNSHEIQGYCIDVFKKALDFIPYEVPFVFKPFGNGKANPNYDELVKRVADNVYDAVVGDIAIVTNRTRIVDFSQPFASSSLVIVAPINKAGSNAWVFLKPFTADMWCATAASFLVIGIVIWILEHRVNNDFRGPPKKQIVTMLMFSLSTLFKKNQEDTISSLSKMVMIVWLFLLMVITASYTASLTSILTVEQLSSPITGIESLIGSNWPIGYQVGSFAYSYLADNLYVSKSRLIPLGSPEEYALALQKGPSGGGVAAIVDELPYVELFLSKETDFGIIGQPFAKSSWGFAFQRESPFAFDMSTAILKLSENGDLHMIHEKWFCKMGCPEERTSNSKPDQLHLVSFWGLYLSCGVVSLAALFLFLLLMIRQYARFKQKQKDIASSSPEQPSGSHCSQVVVNFFNFIDEKEEAIKKMFTPSDNHHNPN
- the LOC137835547 gene encoding protein DETOXIFICATION 40-like encodes the protein MGSMETEPLLGLFSSVEETPRSNSKHGSNGELERILTDDTLPFLRRVGAALCVEFRLLFFLAAPAVVVYLINYVMSMSTQIFSGHLGNLELAASALGNNGIQVFAYGLMLGMGSAVETLCGQAYGARKFGMLGVYMQRSTVLLSLAGIVVTVIYAFSERILLFLGQSEEIAAAAALFVYGLIPQIFAYAANFPIQKFLQAQSIVTPSAYISAVTLGVHLLLSWVAVYKIGMGLLGASLVLSLSWWIIVIAQYVYIVYSPRCKTTWQGFTWQAFSGLSAFFKLSAASAVMLCLETWYFQIVVLLAGLLPHPELALDSLSICTTISGWVFMISVGFNAAASVRVGNELGAGNPKSASFSVVVVTAVSFMISVIAAVAVLVFRDVISYAFTEGEVVATAVSDLCPLLALSIVLNGIQPVLSGVAVGCGWQAFVAYVNVGCYYGVGLPLGSLLGFYFDFGAKGIWLGMLGGTAMQTVILIWVTFRTDWNKEVEEAAKRLSIWEDKKEPVLN
- the LOC137835546 gene encoding glutamate receptor 3.7 isoform X2, encoding MTAMADLIDFNGWKEVIVVFLDDDYGRNGISALSDELEKRRLKISYKLPLSIKFDLDEITNLLNQSKLFGPRVYVVHVNPDPRLRIFSVAHKLQMIAKDYVWLVTDWLSATIGSLSPVNQTSFSVLQGVVGLRQHILDSRKKRAFVSRWTKRQRDGLTNASLNSYGFSAYDTVWAIALSIDKFIKVNNFTFMFHDKYKLSHTEGIGVQLDKLKIFTGGSDLVKILLQSNFTGVSGQVMFNSDRNIVSGGYDIINVNQLGITRVGFWSNYTGFSVVPPATLKKKEHSRFSKDQKLDNITWPGGKTDRPRGWVIADNTKPLRIGVPKRASFVEFVTEVPNSHEIQGYCIDVFKKALDFIPYEVPFVFKPFGNGKANPNYDELVKRVADNVYDAVVGDIAIVTNRTRIVDFSQPFASSSLVIVAPINKAGSNAWVFLKPFTADMWCATAASFLVIGIVIWILEHRVNNDFRGPPKKQIVTMLMFSLSTLFKKNQEDTISSLSKMVMIVWLFLLMVITASYTASLTSILTVEQLSSPITGIESLIGSNWPIGYQVGSFAYSYLADNLYVSKSRLIPLGSPEEYALALQKGPSGGGVAAIVDELPYVELFLSKETDFGIIGQPFAKSSWGFAFQRESPFAFDMSTAILKLSENGDLHMIHEKWFCKMGCPEERTSNSKPDQLHLVSFWGLYLSCGVVSLAALFLFLLLMIRQYARFKQKQKDIASSSPEQPSGSHCSQVVVNFFNFIDEKEEAIKKMFTPSDNHHNPN